From a single Streptomyces sp. NBC_01264 genomic region:
- a CDS encoding FAD-dependent oxidoreductase, with amino-acid sequence MLRIAVVGSGPSGVYAAQTLVQQREVPGIRVDVLDRLPAPYGLVRYGVAPDHEKIKSLQGSLRTVLEDERIRFLGNVEVGGEALPTTRLLELYHAVVYCVGAARDRTLGIPGEDLVGVHSATAFVAWYSGHPDAAAEAFGLPGVDAAIVVGAGNVAVDVTRILARGVPELAHTDMPQPALGALGASGVRTVHMVARRGPSQGKFTTKELRELATLPGVDAVADPAELALDPAYADPGAALPAVNRRNVEVLRGWAAAPATGGDRRIALRFFLRPVEVLGGPEGRVTGMRFERTAPDGLGGVTGTGVYEDVPAQLVLRSVGYQGVPLAGLPFDERRGTVPHAAGRVLREGRASVGEYVAGWIKRGPTGVIGTNRPCAKETASSLLQDAGALARRDRERDPLEALREAGLRPVRWPGWLAIETAEAELGRSLGRRSVKIPDWEGLLAAAGGTD; translated from the coding sequence GTGCTTCGTATCGCCGTCGTCGGATCGGGCCCCAGCGGGGTCTACGCCGCACAGACACTCGTACAGCAGCGTGAGGTGCCGGGGATCCGGGTCGACGTGCTCGACCGGCTGCCGGCTCCGTACGGGCTCGTGCGGTACGGGGTGGCCCCCGACCACGAGAAGATCAAGTCCCTCCAGGGCAGCCTGCGCACCGTGCTGGAGGACGAGCGGATCCGCTTCCTCGGGAACGTCGAGGTCGGCGGGGAGGCGCTGCCCACCACCCGGCTGCTGGAGCTGTACCACGCGGTGGTCTACTGCGTCGGCGCGGCCCGGGACCGGACGCTCGGCATCCCCGGCGAGGACCTCGTCGGGGTGCATTCCGCCACGGCCTTCGTGGCCTGGTACAGCGGCCATCCGGACGCCGCGGCCGAGGCGTTCGGGCTGCCCGGGGTGGATGCGGCGATCGTGGTCGGCGCCGGGAACGTGGCGGTCGACGTGACCCGGATCCTGGCCCGGGGCGTACCGGAGCTGGCCCACACCGACATGCCGCAGCCGGCCCTGGGCGCGCTCGGCGCCAGCGGGGTGCGCACGGTCCACATGGTGGCCCGGCGCGGGCCGTCCCAGGGCAAGTTCACGACCAAGGAGCTGCGCGAGCTGGCCACGCTGCCGGGCGTGGACGCGGTGGCCGACCCGGCGGAACTGGCCCTCGACCCGGCGTACGCGGACCCGGGCGCGGCCCTGCCCGCGGTGAACCGGCGCAACGTGGAGGTGCTGCGCGGCTGGGCGGCGGCTCCGGCGACGGGCGGCGACCGGCGGATCGCGCTGCGGTTCTTCCTGCGCCCGGTGGAGGTGCTCGGCGGACCGGAGGGCCGGGTCACCGGGATGCGCTTCGAGCGGACCGCCCCCGACGGCCTCGGCGGGGTCACCGGCACCGGGGTCTACGAGGACGTCCCGGCGCAATTGGTCCTGCGCTCGGTGGGGTACCAGGGCGTGCCGCTGGCCGGGCTGCCCTTCGACGAGCGGCGCGGTACGGTCCCGCACGCCGCGGGCCGGGTGCTCCGGGAGGGCCGGGCGAGCGTAGGCGAGTACGTGGCGGGCTGGATCAAGCGCGGCCCGACCGGGGTCATCGGCACCAACCGGCCCTGCGCGAAGGAGACGGCCTCCTCCCTGCTCCAGGACGCGGGGGCGCTGGCCCGGCGCGACCGCGAGCGGGACCCGCTGGAGGCCCTGCGCGAGGCCGGGCTGCGACCGGTCCGGTGGCCGGGGTGGCTGGCCATCGAGACGGCGGAGGCGGAACTGGGCCGCTCCCTGGGCCGGCGCTCCGTCAAGATCCCCGACTGGGAAGGCCTGCTGGCGGCGGCCGGCGGCACGGACTGA
- a CDS encoding ArsR/SmtB family transcription factor → MTERDAARVLAHPEAAEIRLEGVLHALSDPVRLSIVRDLAATEAELACSYFELPVTKSTTTHHFRVLRESGVVRQCYRGTAKMNGLRRAELAELFPGLLDGVLAAAAAEQARDGG, encoded by the coding sequence ATGACGGAACGTGACGCGGCCCGTGTCCTCGCCCACCCCGAGGCCGCCGAGATCCGGCTCGAAGGGGTCCTGCACGCCCTCTCCGACCCGGTCAGGCTCTCCATCGTCCGCGATCTCGCGGCCACGGAGGCCGAACTGGCCTGCTCGTACTTCGAGCTCCCGGTCACCAAGTCCACGACCACGCACCACTTCCGGGTCCTGCGCGAGAGCGGTGTCGTGCGCCAGTGCTACCGCGGCACGGCCAAGATGAACGGGCTGCGCCGTGCCGAGCTGGCCGAGCTGTTCCCCGGGCTCCTCGACGGGGTCCTGGCCGCGGCCGCCGCCGAGCAGGCGCGCGACGGCGGCTGA
- a CDS encoding sirohydrochlorin chelatase has protein sequence MSSPTGPANGLPVRMPRPRQTGRHRRPEPAVAPEGAPALVLAVPGAPSAASRGLAEEIISIGRSELPGLDARVGFLDGDDATEFPSLAGVLTTVARDRAARAESARAAGQEVPAPTGPDAVVVPLLAGPDGDLLRRMRQALMDSSAAAELADPLGPHPLLAEGLHVRLSEAGLARADRARLFSVTTAADGIVLATTGGEEAVQAAGITGMLLAARLAVPVMAAALDEEGSVAAIADQLRREGSTQLALAPYLVGPEAAEGLLDTACKEAGCSAADVLGAYPALGKLAVAQYSAALGITQGAAAH, from the coding sequence ATGAGCTCCCCCACTGGGCCCGCAAATGGCCTGCCCGTACGAATGCCGCGACCCCGCCAGACCGGACGGCACCGCCGGCCCGAGCCCGCGGTGGCGCCCGAGGGCGCGCCCGCGCTGGTGCTCGCCGTGCCCGGTGCCCCCTCGGCCGCCTCGCGGGGGCTCGCGGAAGAGATCATCAGCATCGGCCGCTCCGAGCTGCCCGGCCTGGACGCCCGGGTCGGTTTCCTCGACGGTGACGACGCCACCGAGTTCCCGTCCCTGGCGGGTGTGCTGACCACCGTCGCCCGTGACCGCGCGGCACGCGCGGAGTCCGCCCGCGCCGCCGGGCAGGAGGTGCCCGCGCCGACCGGCCCGGACGCCGTGGTCGTGCCCCTGCTGGCCGGCCCCGACGGGGATCTGCTGCGCCGCATGCGCCAGGCCCTGATGGACTCCTCGGCCGCCGCCGAGCTCGCCGACCCGCTGGGTCCGCACCCGCTGCTCGCCGAGGGGCTGCACGTGCGGCTGTCCGAGGCCGGTCTCGCCCGCGCCGATCGGGCCAGGCTCTTCAGCGTGACCACGGCCGCCGACGGCATCGTCCTGGCCACCACCGGCGGCGAGGAGGCCGTGCAGGCCGCGGGCATCACCGGCATGCTGCTGGCCGCCCGTCTCGCGGTGCCGGTGATGGCCGCCGCGCTGGACGAGGAGGGTTCGGTGGCCGCCATCGCCGACCAGCTCCGCCGCGAGGGTTCGACGCAGCTCGCGCTGGCCCCGTACCTGGTGGGCCCGGAGGCCGCCGAGGGGCTCCTCGACACCGCCTGCAAGGAGGCCGGCTGCAGCGCCGCCGACGTGCTCGGCGCGTACCCCGCGCTCGGCAAGCTGGCCGTCGCGCAGTACTCCGCCGCCCTCGGGATCACCCAGGGCGCCGCCGCCCACTGA
- a CDS encoding nitric oxide synthase oxygenase yields MEILQQRSSTAQVWEAAEEFIRLFHRENPEAGDPRERLAAVRAELAETDTYRHTPEELEHGARVAWRNSNRCIGRLYWNSLRVRDRRGLTDADGIAEECFEHLREATNGGRVRPTITVFAPDTPDRPGPVIWSEQLVRYAGYGDHHSITVGDARNAELTSALLALGWSRGPGTPFDLLPLVVQGVDDKPRWFDVPPDAVLEVPIEHPDGAAGGDGWSDWGLRWHAVPAISNMCLEIGGIHYPAAPFNGWYMGTEIGARNLADTDRYNLLPAVARRMGLDTASDRSLWKDRALVELNRAVLHSFDRAKVTIADHHTESRRFLTHLEKEERKGRDVGADWSWIVPPISGSATPVFHRTYEDRSSSTAYVHHPGAQERAQGRDLV; encoded by the coding sequence ATGGAAATACTTCAACAGCGTTCCAGCACCGCTCAGGTGTGGGAAGCGGCCGAGGAGTTCATCCGACTGTTCCACAGGGAGAACCCGGAGGCCGGTGATCCGCGCGAGCGGCTCGCCGCCGTACGGGCCGAGCTCGCCGAGACGGACACGTACCGGCACACTCCCGAGGAACTGGAGCACGGCGCCCGCGTCGCGTGGCGCAACAGCAACCGCTGCATAGGCAGGCTGTACTGGAACTCGCTCCGCGTCCGCGACCGCCGCGGCCTCACCGACGCCGACGGGATCGCCGAGGAGTGCTTCGAGCACCTGCGCGAGGCCACCAACGGCGGCCGGGTCCGGCCCACCATCACGGTCTTCGCCCCCGACACCCCGGACCGCCCCGGCCCGGTCATCTGGAGCGAACAGCTCGTCCGGTACGCCGGCTACGGCGACCACCACTCGATAACCGTCGGCGACGCCCGCAACGCCGAACTCACGAGCGCGCTGCTCGCACTGGGCTGGTCCCGCGGCCCCGGCACCCCCTTCGACCTCCTTCCGCTGGTCGTGCAGGGGGTCGACGACAAACCCCGCTGGTTCGACGTCCCCCCGGACGCCGTCCTGGAGGTGCCCATCGAGCACCCCGACGGAGCGGCGGGCGGTGACGGCTGGTCGGACTGGGGCCTGCGCTGGCACGCCGTCCCCGCGATCTCCAACATGTGCCTGGAGATCGGCGGCATCCACTACCCGGCGGCCCCCTTCAACGGCTGGTACATGGGCACCGAGATCGGCGCCCGCAACCTCGCCGACACCGACCGCTACAACCTGCTGCCCGCGGTCGCCCGCCGCATGGGCCTCGACACCGCCAGCGACCGTTCCCTCTGGAAGGACCGCGCGCTCGTCGAGCTCAACCGGGCGGTGCTGCACTCCTTCGACCGCGCCAAGGTCACCATCGCCGACCACCACACGGAGTCCCGGCGCTTCCTGACCCACCTGGAGAAGGAGGAGCGCAAGGGCCGTGACGTGGGCGCGGACTGGTCCTGGATCGTGCCGCCCATCTCCGGGTCGGCGACCCCGGTCTTCCACCGGACCTACGAGGACCGGTCGAGCTCGACGGCCTACGTCCACCACCCCGGCGCCCAGGAACGTGCCCAGGGACGGGATTTGGTCTAG
- a CDS encoding uracil-DNA glycosylase, whose protein sequence is MAARPLNEIVEPGWARALEPVAAQIAAMGDFLRAEIAAGRTYVPAGANVLRAFQQPFDEVKVLIVGQDPYPTPGHAIGLSFSVAPEVSPWPPSLDNIFRELHADLGTGRPRNGDLTPWTRQGVLLLNRSLTTAPRKPNAHRGKGWEAVTEQAIRALAARGKPLVSVLWGREARNLRPLLGDLPAVESVHPSPMSADNGFFGSRPFSRTNDLLVRQGAQPVDWRLPAAG, encoded by the coding sequence GTGGCAGCACGACCGTTGAACGAGATCGTCGAGCCGGGCTGGGCCCGGGCTCTGGAGCCGGTGGCGGCGCAGATCGCCGCGATGGGCGACTTCCTGCGCGCGGAGATCGCGGCGGGCAGGACCTACGTACCCGCGGGGGCGAACGTGCTGCGCGCGTTCCAACAGCCCTTCGACGAGGTGAAGGTGCTGATCGTCGGGCAGGATCCGTACCCGACGCCGGGGCACGCGATCGGCCTGTCCTTCTCCGTGGCCCCCGAAGTCAGCCCGTGGCCCCCGAGCCTCGACAACATCTTCCGCGAACTGCACGCCGATCTCGGTACGGGACGGCCCCGGAACGGGGATCTGACCCCGTGGACCCGGCAGGGCGTCCTGCTGTTGAACCGCTCGCTCACCACCGCCCCGCGCAAGCCCAACGCCCATCGCGGCAAGGGCTGGGAGGCGGTGACCGAGCAGGCCATCCGCGCGCTCGCGGCCCGCGGCAAGCCCCTGGTGTCGGTGTTGTGGGGGCGCGAGGCGCGCAACCTCCGGCCGCTGCTGGGCGATCTGCCGGCCGTGGAATCGGTGCACCCCTCCCCGATGTCCGCGGACAACGGGTTCTTCGGCTCGAGGCCGTTCAGCAGGACCAACGACCTGCTGGTCCGCCAGGGCGCGCAGCCCGTGGACTGGCGGCTTCCCGCCGCGGGGTGA
- a CDS encoding dihydrofolate reductase family protein produces MGLIHIELFATLDLVGQAPGGPDEDPVGFPFGGWQAPLLDEVTGAQIAAAYEGTDALLLGRRTYEIFAAYWPHQKGGEDGEIATLFNGVPKYVASRGRPDLSWEGSTHLGPDLAGAVREIRDRHEHVKVVGSLNLVQTLLREKLFDRLGLWVHPIVLGVGKKVFDDGAVPTNLTLLAPPATGAKGTVHLRYGLAGGTPATGDMSAPGRGVENST; encoded by the coding sequence ATGGGCCTCATCCACATCGAGCTGTTCGCGACCCTCGACCTCGTCGGGCAGGCGCCCGGCGGTCCCGACGAGGACCCGGTGGGGTTCCCGTTCGGCGGCTGGCAGGCGCCCCTGCTGGACGAGGTCACCGGGGCGCAGATCGCGGCCGCGTACGAGGGCACGGACGCCCTGCTGCTCGGCCGGCGGACGTACGAGATCTTCGCCGCCTACTGGCCCCACCAGAAGGGCGGCGAGGACGGCGAGATCGCCACGCTCTTCAACGGAGTCCCGAAGTACGTGGCCTCCCGCGGCAGGCCCGACCTCTCGTGGGAGGGGTCCACCCACCTCGGCCCGGACCTCGCCGGCGCGGTGCGCGAGATCCGCGACCGGCACGAGCACGTGAAGGTCGTCGGGAGCCTGAACCTCGTGCAGACCCTCCTGCGCGAGAAGCTCTTCGACCGCCTCGGCCTCTGGGTGCACCCGATCGTGCTCGGCGTCGGGAAGAAGGTGTTCGACGACGGCGCCGTGCCCACCAACCTCACGCTGCTCGCGCCCCCGGCCACCGGCGCCAAGGGCACGGTGCACCTGCGCTACGGGCTCGCCGGCGGCACTCCCGCGACGGGCGACATGAGCGCCCCCGGCCGCGGCGTCGAGAACAGCACCTGA
- a CDS encoding vWA domain-containing protein: MEPHEDRTPATRATPGTPRTPGTPRRGRPVRRRAHGRLAAALLVGGLLLTGCGSGGADRSAGEWNGGDAGPRPSASRPGTQATEGESDGRRPTGPPPDYLSTFALDVDTASYGYARRTLADGNLPDPATVRPEEFVNSFRQDYREPDGDGFSVTVDGARTAEPNWSLVRVGLATRVGNGGADGAEARPPAALTFVVDVSGSMAEPGRLDLVRSSMGLMTDELREDDSVAVVTFSGTAETRLPMTRLAGNRDRIHEVISALRTDNSTNVEAGVTRGYEVAVESLRTGATNRVVLLSDALANSGATSADTILDRIGEARKKHGITLFGVGVGSEYNDAFMEQLADRGDGHTTYVSDKEGARKVFCQDLPAQVQLRARDAKAQVAFDPGTVEKFRLIGYDDRRVADGDFRNNDVDGGEVGSGHSVTALYAVRLRPGATGHLATATVRWLDPRTRAPHEESGRIEAAALSGDVWSAASPRFQVTAVAAYFASALRERDGGWERVPGAVPLGSLAGHADRLAGSTEDPAVRQLAQAVHQARGLTG; encoded by the coding sequence ATGGAGCCCCATGAGGACCGCACGCCCGCCACGCGCGCCACGCCCGGCACGCCCCGTACACCCGGCACGCCCCGCAGGGGCCGCCCGGTCCGGCGGAGAGCCCACGGGAGACTGGCCGCCGCGCTCCTCGTCGGCGGCCTCCTGCTGACCGGCTGCGGAAGCGGCGGCGCGGACCGCAGCGCCGGGGAGTGGAACGGCGGCGACGCCGGGCCGCGGCCGTCCGCCTCCCGCCCCGGAACGCAGGCCACGGAAGGGGAGAGCGACGGGCGGCGCCCCACCGGACCGCCCCCGGACTACCTCTCCACCTTCGCGCTCGACGTGGACACCGCCAGCTACGGGTACGCCCGCCGCACCCTCGCGGACGGCAATCTCCCCGACCCCGCCACCGTGCGCCCCGAGGAGTTCGTCAACAGCTTCCGGCAGGACTACCGGGAGCCCGACGGCGACGGCTTCTCCGTCACCGTGGACGGAGCCCGCACCGCCGAGCCGAACTGGTCGCTGGTCCGCGTCGGCCTCGCCACCCGGGTCGGCAACGGCGGCGCGGACGGCGCCGAGGCCCGCCCGCCCGCGGCGCTCACCTTCGTCGTGGACGTCTCCGGTTCCATGGCCGAGCCGGGCCGCCTCGACCTCGTCCGCAGCTCCATGGGCCTGATGACCGACGAGCTCCGCGAAGACGACTCGGTCGCCGTCGTCACCTTCAGCGGCACGGCCGAGACGCGGCTGCCGATGACCCGTCTCGCGGGCAACCGCGACCGCATCCACGAGGTGATCTCCGCACTGCGCACCGACAATTCGACCAATGTGGAGGCCGGGGTCACCCGCGGGTACGAGGTCGCGGTCGAGTCGCTGCGCACCGGGGCCACCAACCGGGTCGTCCTGCTCTCCGACGCACTGGCCAACAGCGGCGCCACCTCCGCCGACACCATCCTGGACCGGATCGGCGAGGCCCGGAAGAAGCACGGGATCACCCTGTTCGGCGTGGGCGTGGGCAGCGAGTACAACGACGCCTTCATGGAACAGCTCGCCGACCGGGGCGACGGGCACACCACCTACGTCTCCGACAAGGAGGGCGCCCGCAAGGTGTTCTGCCAGGACCTCCCGGCGCAGGTGCAGCTGCGGGCCCGCGACGCGAAGGCACAGGTCGCCTTCGATCCCGGGACCGTCGAAAAGTTCCGGCTGATCGGCTACGACGACCGCCGCGTCGCCGACGGCGACTTCAGGAACAACGACGTGGACGGGGGAGAGGTCGGCTCCGGCCACTCCGTGACCGCCCTGTACGCGGTACGGCTGCGCCCCGGCGCGACCGGACACCTGGCGACGGCGACCGTGCGCTGGCTGGACCCGCGCACCCGGGCCCCACACGAGGAGTCCGGCCGGATCGAGGCGGCGGCCCTGTCCGGCGACGTGTGGAGCGCGGCGTCCCCGCGGTTCCAGGTCACCGCGGTGGCCGCCTACTTCGCCTCCGCCCTGCGTGAGCGCGACGGCGGCTGGGAGCGGGTGCCGGGCGCCGTACCGCTGGGGAGCCTGGCCGGGCACGCCGACCGGCTGGCCGGGAGCACCGAGGACCCGGCCGTACGCCAGCTGGCGCAGGCCGTGCACCAGGCCCGCGGCCTCACCGGCTGA
- a CDS encoding lactonase family protein → MGDADSGVDGTDRTVHSGGHLAWIGSFTSGGGRGVITAAVDPVTGALTPLSATDAVADPSYLAHDPATGVLYAVSETGQGAAGAFRTGSAGLVPLGAAVRVGGSGPTHLSLAGRRLLTANYTSGSVSSLPLAADGSIGEPAAVLAHQGSGPDSGRQKGPHAHQVVPAPGGRWVLSVDLGTDSVRVCALDPTTGAPVLHAETALRAGTGPRHLAFHPSGEVVYVLHELEPQLTVCRWNGEAGELEPVGEVPVASTGAPGAPTAYPSAVVASVDGRFVWAAVRGTDTIVTLSLADGAEKPQLTGAVPCGGNWPRDLAADPSGRRLYAANERSGDVTWFDVDPLSGAPRRAGSVAAPAATCVVFG, encoded by the coding sequence GTGGGCGACGCGGACAGTGGTGTGGACGGTACGGACCGTACGGTCCACAGCGGCGGACACCTGGCCTGGATCGGCTCGTTCACCTCGGGGGGCGGCCGCGGTGTCATCACCGCGGCCGTGGATCCGGTCACGGGAGCGCTGACCCCGCTCTCCGCGACGGACGCCGTCGCGGACCCCTCGTACCTGGCCCACGATCCCGCAACCGGCGTGCTGTACGCCGTGAGCGAGACCGGGCAGGGCGCCGCGGGCGCCTTCCGGACCGGCAGCGCGGGGCTCGTCCCCCTCGGCGCGGCCGTCCGCGTCGGCGGCTCCGGTCCCACCCACCTCAGCCTGGCCGGGCGCCGGCTGCTGACCGCCAACTACACCTCCGGCAGCGTCAGCAGCCTCCCGCTCGCCGCCGACGGCTCGATCGGGGAGCCCGCCGCCGTACTGGCCCACCAAGGCTCCGGCCCCGACTCCGGCCGGCAGAAGGGCCCGCACGCCCACCAGGTGGTGCCCGCCCCCGGTGGCCGCTGGGTGCTCAGCGTCGATCTCGGCACCGATTCGGTACGGGTCTGCGCGCTCGACCCCACCACCGGAGCCCCGGTCCTGCACGCCGAGACCGCGCTGCGCGCCGGGACCGGCCCCCGGCACCTCGCCTTCCACCCCTCCGGCGAGGTGGTCTACGTATTGCACGAGCTGGAGCCGCAGCTGACCGTCTGCCGCTGGAACGGGGAGGCGGGTGAGCTGGAACCGGTCGGCGAGGTTCCGGTCGCTTCCACGGGCGCTCCAGGGGCCCCGACGGCCTACCCCTCGGCCGTCGTGGCCTCCGTCGACGGCCGTTTCGTCTGGGCGGCCGTCCGCGGAACCGACACGATCGTCACCCTCTCCCTCGCCGACGGTGCGGAGAAGCCGCAGCTCACGGGCGCCGTGCCGTGCGGGGGCAATTGGCCGCGCGATCTCGCCGCCGATCCGTCGGGGCGCAGGCTGTACGCGGCCAACGAGCGCTCCGGCGACGTCACCTGGTTCGACGTCGATCCGCTGAGCGGCGCACCGCGCCGGGCCGGCTCGGTGGCCGCGCCGGCCGCCACCTGCGTGGTCTTCGGCTGA
- a CDS encoding WD40/YVTN/BNR-like repeat-containing protein: MTDVLLLAGTRKGLFIGRRGTGGTWEFGEPHFNAQAVSAVAIDRRGAAPRLLVAGDSTHWGPSVFSSDDLGATWQEPAAAAVKFPEDTGASLERVWQLHPAGPEAPGVVYAGTEPAALFRSADRGESFELVRPLWEHPTRDKWVPGGGGEGLHTVITDPGDPDLVTVAVSTAGVFRTTDGGASWAPSNHGVSAVFLPDPDPEFGQCVHKIAQDAGDTDRLYLQNHWGVYRSDDAGTNWTDIGSGLPSDFGFSVAAHPHRPGTAYVFPLNADIDRVPAEHRCRVFRTRDAGATWEPLTKGLPAGDHYGTVLRDALCTDDADPAGIYFGNRNGELYASHDDGDSWQLLAEHLPDVLCVRAAVLGG, from the coding sequence ATGACCGACGTGCTACTGCTCGCGGGAACCCGCAAAGGACTGTTCATCGGCCGCCGGGGCACCGGCGGTACCTGGGAGTTCGGCGAGCCGCACTTCAACGCCCAGGCCGTCTCCGCCGTCGCCATCGACCGGCGCGGCGCCGCGCCCCGGCTCCTGGTCGCCGGGGACAGCACCCACTGGGGGCCGTCCGTCTTCAGCTCCGACGACCTGGGCGCCACCTGGCAGGAGCCCGCCGCGGCCGCCGTGAAGTTCCCCGAGGACACCGGAGCCTCCCTGGAACGGGTCTGGCAGCTCCATCCGGCCGGGCCCGAGGCCCCCGGCGTGGTCTACGCGGGGACCGAACCGGCCGCGCTGTTCCGCTCCGCCGACCGCGGCGAGTCCTTCGAGCTGGTCCGCCCCCTGTGGGAGCACCCGACCCGGGACAAGTGGGTCCCGGGCGGTGGCGGCGAGGGCCTGCACACGGTGATCACCGACCCGGGCGACCCGGATCTGGTCACGGTGGCGGTCTCCACGGCCGGGGTGTTCCGGACCACGGACGGCGGGGCGAGCTGGGCCCCGTCCAACCACGGGGTCTCGGCGGTGTTCCTGCCCGATCCGGATCCCGAGTTCGGCCAGTGCGTGCACAAGATCGCCCAGGACGCGGGCGACACCGACCGGCTGTACCTGCAGAACCACTGGGGCGTGTACCGCAGCGACGACGCCGGCACCAACTGGACGGACATCGGCTCCGGTCTGCCGTCCGACTTCGGCTTCTCGGTGGCCGCCCACCCGCACCGGCCAGGCACCGCCTACGTCTTCCCGCTCAACGCCGACATCGACCGCGTCCCGGCGGAGCACCGCTGCCGGGTCTTCCGCACCCGGGACGCGGGCGCGACCTGGGAACCCCTGACGAAGGGCCTGCCGGCCGGGGACCACTACGGCACGGTGCTGCGGGACGCCCTGTGCACGGACGACGCGGACCCGGCCGGGATCTACTTCGGCAACCGCAACGGCGAGCTGTACGCCAGCCATGACGACGGGGACAGCTGGCAGTTGCTGGCCGAGCACCTCCCCGACGTCCTGTGCGTACGGGCCGCCGTGCTGGGCGGCTGA
- a CDS encoding NADH:flavin oxidoreductase/NADH oxidase, translating to MSAAPVSFAALFQPWTIRSVTVPNRVWMAAMCQYSAEPSGPDAGVANDWHFAHYAARATGGTGLIIQEATAVAPEGRISPYDLGIWNDTQVEALGRITAFVTGQGAVPGIQLAHAGRKASTDRTWKGGQPVGPEAHGWLPSAPSPVPFSPDHQVPHELTVREIRDVVEQFAAAARRSLAAGYRVVEIHGAHGYLIGEFLSPHSNKRTDEYGGSFENRTRLALEVTDAVRAVWPEELPLFFRVSATDWLEEDGWTADETVRLAGLLQEHGVDLLDVSTGGLAPGVTIPVGPGYQVPFAARVKAETTLPVAAVGLITEPEQAEKILANGEADAVLLGRELLRDPFWARRAAAELGAEIRTPEQYHRSW from the coding sequence ATGAGTGCTGCCCCCGTTTCCTTCGCCGCGCTGTTCCAGCCGTGGACCATCCGCTCGGTCACCGTCCCGAACCGGGTGTGGATGGCCGCGATGTGCCAGTACAGCGCCGAGCCGTCCGGCCCGGACGCGGGCGTGGCCAACGACTGGCACTTCGCGCACTACGCGGCCCGCGCCACCGGCGGCACCGGCCTGATCATCCAGGAGGCCACGGCCGTCGCCCCCGAGGGGCGGATCTCTCCGTACGACCTCGGCATCTGGAACGACACCCAGGTCGAGGCGCTGGGCCGGATCACCGCCTTCGTCACCGGTCAGGGCGCGGTCCCCGGCATCCAGCTCGCCCACGCCGGCCGCAAGGCCTCCACCGACCGCACCTGGAAGGGCGGGCAGCCCGTCGGCCCCGAGGCGCACGGCTGGCTGCCCAGCGCCCCGAGCCCCGTACCGTTCTCCCCGGACCACCAGGTCCCGCACGAGCTGACGGTCCGGGAGATCAGGGACGTCGTCGAGCAGTTCGCGGCCGCCGCCCGGCGCTCGCTCGCCGCCGGCTACCGGGTCGTCGAGATCCACGGCGCCCACGGGTACCTGATCGGCGAGTTCCTCTCCCCGCACAGCAACAAGCGCACCGACGAGTACGGCGGATCCTTCGAGAACCGCACCCGCCTCGCCCTCGAAGTCACCGACGCCGTACGGGCGGTGTGGCCCGAGGAGCTGCCGCTGTTCTTCCGCGTCTCCGCCACCGACTGGCTGGAGGAGGACGGCTGGACCGCGGACGAGACCGTCCGGCTGGCCGGGCTGCTCCAGGAGCACGGGGTGGACCTCCTCGACGTCTCCACCGGCGGTCTCGCCCCCGGGGTGACGATCCCCGTCGGCCCCGGCTACCAGGTGCCCTTCGCGGCCCGGGTCAAGGCCGAGACCACCCTCCCGGTCGCCGCCGTGGGTCTGATCACCGAGCCGGAGCAGGCCGAGAAGATCCTGGCCAACGGCGAGGCGGACGCCGTCCTGCTGGGCCGGGAGCTGCTGCGCGACCCGTTCTGGGCCCGCCGCGCGGCCGCCGAGCTCGGCGCGGAGATCCGTACGCCCGAGCAGTACCACCGCTCCTGGTGA